The Nitrospira sp. sequence CAGACATCGCATCACACACCGGCTTCTTCATCGTTAACACGGCGTCAGCTGCTGGTCGGTGGCGCGTCGTTCCTGGCGATCAATGCGTCGTCGTCGCTGGCCGGCGCGCAAGCTGAAGAGCGAAGTGAAGCAGTCGATCCCATGCGCGTGCCGGGAGCCGTACCGCGCTCCTATGGCCAGCGTTCGCCGTTCGAAAGACAGACACGATCGGTCACCGCAACCTCATCGACCACTCCGCTCCAAGACTTGCAAGGAATCATCACCCCTTCCGCCCTCCATTTTGAACGGCACCATAACGGTGTGCCCGCGATCGACCCGGCCCGCCATCGCTTGCTGGTACATGGTCTGGTGGATCGTCCCATGATCTTCACCATGGAAGAGCTCATGCGGTTCCCATCCGCGTCGCGTATCGCCTTCGTGGAATGCTCGGGGAACAGCCGGGATGGGTGGGACGAGGCTCGGGACGCAACCGCTCAGGCCCTGCATGGTCTCACCAGCACCAGCGAATGGACCGGTGTCAAACTCGTCACATTGCTGGAAGCGGCGCGCGCGCAGCCGGAAGCAACCTGGATGTTGGCTGAGGGGGGCGATGCGGCTGCATTGGCTCGCAGTGTGCCGCTCACAGACGACGTCTTGAACGAAGCGATGGTGTGCTACGGCCAGAACGGCGAAGCCTTGAGGCCGGAACAGGGATATCCCCTGCGGCTGCTCTTGCCCGGCTTCGAGGGCAACATTAACGTGAAATGGCTAAGACGATTGAAGCTGGCAACGGCCCCATTCATGACGAGATGGGAGACGGCGAAATACACGGATCTGATGCCGGATGGGAAAGCCTATCAATTCACCCTCTTTATGGACGCGAAGTCCGTGATCACGAAACCTTCCGGACAGCAACAACTTCACCCGGGCTTCCACGAAATCCAGGGACTGGCCTGGAGCGGGCGAGGACGCATCACGACAGTCGAGGTCAGTGTTGACGCAGGTAGGACCTGGCGAGCGGCACGACTACAAGAACCTGTGTTACCCAAGTGTCATACCCGCTTTCGTCTGCCATGGAGATGGGACGGTCAAGAGACCATTATTCAGAGTCGCTGTACCGACGACACGGGATATCATCAACCCACCCGCGAATCGCTCATCAAGGTCCGTGGAATCCAGTCGAGCTACCATTACAACGGAATTCAGAGCTGGAAGGTCGAACGAAGCGGGGCAGTGAAGAACGTCTATGCATAAATCTCTGCCGGTCTTTTCTGCCGTCTTCATGGGTTTCGCGTCCTTAATCACACCGGCGGTCTGGTCGGCTGACCAAGAAGAGGCGCCGTATGGACTGGGTCGCCCCGCGACGGCCCAAGACATCCAGCCATGGAATATCGATGTTTCGCCGAACGGACAGGACTTGCCTCCGGGACAGGGCTCAGTCAAACAGGGAGGGCAGATCTATGCGATGAAATGCGCCGGTTGCCATGGTCCGACGG is a genomic window containing:
- the soxC gene encoding sulfite dehydrogenase, translating into MSKEARGDNQTSHHTPASSSLTRRQLLVGGASFLAINASSSLAGAQAEERSEAVDPMRVPGAVPRSYGQRSPFERQTRSVTATSSTTPLQDLQGIITPSALHFERHHNGVPAIDPARHRLLVHGLVDRPMIFTMEELMRFPSASRIAFVECSGNSRDGWDEARDATAQALHGLTSTSEWTGVKLVTLLEAARAQPEATWMLAEGGDAAALARSVPLTDDVLNEAMVCYGQNGEALRPEQGYPLRLLLPGFEGNINVKWLRRLKLATAPFMTRWETAKYTDLMPDGKAYQFTLFMDAKSVITKPSGQQQLHPGFHEIQGLAWSGRGRITTVEVSVDAGRTWRAARLQEPVLPKCHTRFRLPWRWDGQETIIQSRCTDDTGYHQPTRESLIKVRGIQSSYHYNGIQSWKVERSGAVKNVYA